TTGATGTCATAATTGCGCGTTTTGCATCAGATGATTCCGAGTAGCAGCCCGGACTTTTATCCAAATTTCTTTTGAACACAATCTTAACATCAAAGACATTGTTCAAGTAGCAGGAATTTGCAAAATAAACTTTGTGGAATAGAGGTTTCGGTGAAACTGTAATTCCAAGTGAACGgcgtagcattttttttaagtgtttgaTAGGTTGAAACTTAACCGACAAAGTATTTGATTAATCTAACTCAAtagtatttttttccacatgcaTTTTACCATAACGTTTTATCATGACTTGGCGCTAGTTAGATTCTTCATTATGCAGCGACCTCCCACAGACATGATTAGATTCCGTAAAATGATGGAAGGAGACACCCACGATCAGGCAATTATGAAATTCTTGGCAAATATTCAAAGCCGCCAAGTATCGAGCAAAAACTTACTTTGACTGTAAATGAGTTTTTCTCTATTCAAATGAGCTTCTTCGCTGCTCACTTTGTCTGTGCTGGTGTGACAGGGCACGTTAAATCAACACTATTTGTAAGtcctaattttatttttaccccctaaaaataaattcactaaAAATTCAAAAAGTCAATATTACCCAGTTATTTTGTTTATCCTGTATGTCAGGGgctttcaactggttttgtcctaGGGACCACCGTTAGAACCAAAAGCAAACTGCTTTGGCAGaatattgttttattcttttccatttccaatttcgcggaccacctgcaataccgtcACGAACCACTAGAACGCCCTGCTGTGTTTAAAGTATTAGGCCTGCTGTAATATAGGGCAGTGTAAGACCTAGTGTAAGCAAAAGATATCGATTTTTTTTCGATAGCGGTTAATCACAAAAGAgtttcaaagggcttcacatacccACAGTTAGAAAATTTTCCCCAATTTTTGGATGTCAAATGCTTTAGCTATTGGCTGAAAAAAATACCGTTACAGTAGTAATAGTGAAAGGCACTGATAATAGAACAAAGGTGTTGAATGACTTGTAGAGGCAAAGACTTGTTGAGCCTCGAGGGCTTCCAACATTGCATTATTGCATCCAAATGTTGTATTGTAAACTTCCAGCATATGAGCTTTTGAGATAATAACCCAAGCGAGAACAATCATTGCCGATGGCGAGAAAGATACCAACACTTATAATAAACAAGTATTTATGTCCTCTCACACACAACCATCGAGCCATTGTAAACATAATTGCACTGCctttaaaaaagcaaaataaaaatcacagaaTTTACAAAGCCCAAATGCTTTTCACACCTTTTGTACAGAGCAAAGCcttctggttttctttctcatttccccttccGTCTTTTAAATGTTTCTTATTTTAACAAGCCGAGAAAGTGTGACCAAATCCAGCCAACCTTCAAATACGGACAAAAGCCCAACATCCTCATTCAATCTTGCACTGTGATTTTTGATATTCTACTTGTTTTTTGTTGCAGGACATTTTTCGTGCGCTTATCTCCTATCCActtgtgtgcgcacacacactgacacacacgtGAACATACACGCTTACACACACCCCGAGGAATCTACGGCAGCATCTCGCATGTGCATAAGAAATCTAATGAGTGCGTGTCATGCTCGCTGGGCTCCCTCCATCCTCTCTGGAGGCTCCGCTGCCACACACCTGCCCTGTTTTATATTCCAATGCCAGCAAGAGAGTAAGCAGCTTAGGGACACAGCGTCCCTATGAATATACAACACTGTAAACATACGCGCAGCAACTTGTCTCAGGTAACTTATGTGTTCTCATCCTCGAGTCATACCACAGCCATGATTATGGAAATGAAGGTGAAGACTGCCAATACATGGTTTTGTATGTGGGGAGGTGGATTTTTTAGGGGGAGGGGCGTTGGGAAAGCAGGACAATCcattttttgtcaattttttgtctatgtgaagccctttgagactgtttgtgatttagggctatataaataaacttgacttgacgacAGACTTGATCTTGTATGACGATATGATGACAAATCCTTAAACTGTCCATCATGGCATtgttggatataaaaagtctacacacccctgaatCAATCAAACTTTTCTAGACATTAATTTAATCTATAGTAgaaactgaatttaaaaaaaaaaaaagtcaagagaggaagtaaaaataacacaatATAGTGCACAACCCAAAAAATGAGGCGGTCACATTCAAAGTCATCAGGAGTCGGCACACGCTGGCTACATCTTGAAGTGCCTCTGTTAACTCTAAATAAAGTTCAAGTGTTCTCGTAGGCTTTTCCTGACAGTTTGGTGATGGCCAGTGTTGTGTTTGGGCtaaatttacttttaaaatgatttacTAACATGGTAGTGGCACAATAAAGTTGAAGTCAGTGAAACAAAAGTCCAAAATCTTGGGGGTGCTGACAGACTCTTACCTCACTTTCAAATAGATATATAGAGACAATTTATACAGAGACAGGATTGTCTTGCGGCACAAATGTAGAAGGATACAGaaatttgtcttcttttttcaAGGTTCCAATGAACACAGTGGCCTCCATCATCTGTAAATGGAAAGAGTGTCGTACCACCAGGATACTTTCACGCTTTGTACAGCTGGCTGCCTGCCGAAACCGTGCAATTAGAATTCCTctctttaaaaacatttttttcaattgGGTTTTATAGGTCATAGGGCATGTTAATGATGGAATGATTAACTTGGTCTCATTTTTTTATATGACAACAGTCTGACATTTCACAGGGGTTcgtagacgtgtgtgtgtgcgtgtgcgcgtgtgacaCGGACAGAATAAAAAGCCAATGAGCTTTGATTTCATGTACGTTGGCTGAGATACGCTTCAGCAGTCTACTTGTTATGTCCCACTgtgatacgcacacacacacacacacacaccactgcaAACAGAACGGACTCTTGTATAACACGTACAAGAGTTATTAGGTTGGTACCATTTAATATACTGGAGGCATGCTCCACATGGAAAGTCTTCTTTTAGATGCTAACTGTGCTGAAGTCTCACAAGATTTGCCGAGGtctcatgtgacttttttttttgggaccatATTCAGCAATTGGCACTCTTGAATTCTTTCAATTATGTATTTATTGCATAGGTCAGGGTTCCCCATTAAGTTCACATTGAGAGACAAATTATGTCATGGTTGCTAAGTTGCTGGccaattttctttttgtaccaGGAAATATTATTTTATGTTGCGGTTGTTATTGTTATTGCTACCATTATTAGAAGTAgggttattattatgattagaaGAACATGTGCTAGTTCAATGTAGTAGTAGATATATTCATAGCCAGTGTTGAGGGATAAGAGACAAAATAGCTCAGTATCGGTTTGTTTTTGAACACCCCGAAGAATACTTTGATCAACGGATTATGACCAGTTTGATCAATAAATACAACGACAGAATTACAGCAAGTCGTCAATAAGAGGAGAGAACGGTATCCttgggcaaaaagaaaaaataaatgaagcaaTGAAATAACCAGAATAAATGTCAACATGCCTTTCAGCAGTCCACGCATAGAGCTGTCAACATTTCGACAACcacatagaaagaaaaaaaaaaaaacatttgatttggaaaatttgttttgattgaaaggatgagtgaacaaataaaattattctattttaaaatatatttgaaaaatcAAGCTCAGCCACAACCCTAGTGAGGACAATGGATGGCTGTATAATATTGATAATtgagtcaaaataaaaaaaaaaaaacaggctgttTGAATTCACATTTAACACTTTTATCTTTTACTTTTATcttttacaaaaaaagaaaatgttttagcTATAATATCAGATATCTGCGAAATTTATACCGTTTGGAATCATGTCACTGCACCAACTTCACCGTCGTAATCTCAAAGATAATCTTGAATGTAGATCAGAACGAGAAGGTGAAATTAACCGGGTTTTACGAGCTGTGGGTAAAGTACAACGGCACTCAGTGGAGCCCAGGCCTCTGCGAAGACTGAACAATCCTAATTTGGATCGACACTCGGAGCTGTTTTCTGCCTATgcgtaattttttttcattaagtctcatgtattcgaaaattaaataaagtttcttaGGTTCAGGGTTTGACCCTTCCTGTGTGAAGTACACCCTGGCTCTTACCCAAAATCATCTGGGATGGGCTTCAGCTCACCCAAATGTGTACAAGAGATTTAGATGGATGGAATGTTTATTCATCTTCTGCAAAGTTGACAGTCTTGGTTTTTGTGTAATCATAACAGCCAAGTATAAGGCAAACAAACAGTAGCCTCCCCGCTCTGATCCCTATTTACGGTCATGTTCAAAATCATAGTAACAACGACACCATGCCTTGTGCTTTTTTCCAAATAACTTTATTTTTAAACTGGAGGGTAGGTGAGGATGTTCACAGATGGAGGGTTGACAGCTCCAAAGCGCCGACCATGCATTTTGGTCCCAACACAGCAGGGGGAAGACTAAACAGGCGCTTGCCAACGAAACGGTTTGGACTAGAGCACCTATCGCCCTCGAGCCATaattctgtttttttgttttattattatttttttttttactttgccttttttttttttaattaagcagCAACTTCACCACAAAAAGcgactcatttttttttgtacaaaagcAGCCACGAAGGCATGACCTCTAGCGTTatccgttttttttgtttgtacaaCTCACAAATGTTTGACTGGACACACTTGCTCGGAATCATTTGCAAAATGTTCATGAATGCCAATTTTTGGCACCTTTTTCTAACAAATGTGCTCATCACTATTAAAAATGATGCTAGATAGTCATGAATGCAAGCGGCGTTTCACGCATGTGGGAGTTCATAGTTTTTCCAAGTACTGTGACACCATCGCACAAAAGCCACCGTTTAATGTTTAAAATCAATAAAGCTCGTTAGGAAGTAATACAATATTTTTACCCTCTGAGCCATATGATAGTATTTGCGCCTCTGAATAAAAGCACTGCAATGGAACAATAAATAGAGAGAAAACATTCAGTAGTTTGAAATAAATAGTACAGTCTTATATCGTTACctcccatcacacacacacaacaaacacgGAAAATATGACTTAAGTAAAACAACATGGCAGCCATTTATCAACGTGACAGAATGAGAGGTCCCTTCGGGGGTGGTCAGAGAAAAGGTGCCTTTGCGCTATGCAGCCAAACACACTCTCAATATTCTCACATAAACTTGATATTCACAAATATatcgaagcagtcacatgacaaGCCAAAAGTGTCACTATGCTTCGCTATGTAGATCTGTAgagaacgcacacacacacacacacaggtcagCAGAATTAGACAATGTGTCGCTGACAGCCCTTGTCCCACTGAGTCAATAAGACAGTGTGCTCTATAAAACACACGTGTTTTGTCAAGAAAACAGAGAAACCTCCTTCTTTtggctaataaaaaaaaaaaaaagagagagagagtgagagaaggATGACCAGTGGCCTcacgaaaaagaaaagaaatcacCGCTCCACAGCAGGTAATATACGTACAAAGTGACTCAGCCAATGGTTTTGGAATAATCCCAGTCGTCGTAATTGTGTTCTACCTCACTGCATTGTGTGTCTGTCCTCTTTGTCATTTGTTCCAGTTTACCCGCTTATTTATCACGGATGGTGTGCAGAAGCTGAAAAGTGGTGCACATAGATTGGCATATGGACCTCCCATGACATAGTGTGAAGAACCTCATTACAGAGCTTTAGTGTTAACAAGATCCGGTGCATTAAAAGCAGATAAGACCATTCCTTGCTTTGGTGTGATATAGTTCTCTCATGACTCCTGTGAAAATGCTAAAATTCCATTAatggaccacacacacacacacaacctgagTGTTCACTATAACCTGCAGGCAGCTGAGAGCCGAGGCATCTGACACATTTGACGCCAACGTCATAGTGTTCCTTTCATTTGTAAAGGACCCTTCAACTCGTGCTATCGCATTTTTGATCCTCCGATGCCTCTTGTTGCTCTTTTGGATAGGGATCAGGGAACACATGTTTGCCCTGCAGCTGGACAGATTAAGACTGCAAGAAATCACCACTAACCTTGTGTGCTCCTTGTGCTCTGCGCTGATAAACAAAGGGGCCCCGGGCTTGTTTGAGTCTAAGGTCAGTCTTCCTCATGTCTACTTGTCCTTCCTCAATATAGATATATATCTGGTGTGTCCTGTGTTCCCAGCATATAGTCACTCAGTGTGATGTGGTAAATTTGTTTGGCATTGTCATCAGTCGTGAACTTTACCTTTCCTGTCAAGGACCCCTATTGTGTACGATAGTCATCGTGGAAAATGTCAAGTAACGCATTCTATGGCTGTGTTGAAGTAATTTGGAATTGTACATCCATGGctcataataatattaatacagCCCTTTGAAAGATGTTAATGTTACATGCCTCGTTGGTTCCAAATACAGTTACCAAGTGGTCGACTTTGTGTTCTAATAGAAAGTACCCTTGGTGCTTCTGCACAGAATCTTTTTGAAAGCCTTCCTAAAGTCTTTGTTGAAGATGGTGTAGATGACGGGGTTGAGGGAGGAGTTGCAATAACCAATCCAGAAGAAGAACTTAAAGAGTGGGTCGGGAATGGCACAGGTTATAGGGCAAACCGCCTGAAGGGAGTAGGAGAAGAAGAACGGGAACCAGCACACCACAAAGACGCCGATGACGACAGCCAGCACAAAGGTGAAGCGTTTTTCCCGGTTGACCATGGCTTTGCGCCGAGCCGCCCCGGGGTTGTTATCGATTCTGGACTTCCTTCCCGGCACCAGCCGCGAGCCCTTTGAAGTGGCGATCATGTTGGTGTAGCGCTTGACGGAACTCGGGGAGTGGACGCCCCCTCCCCCGGGTGACCCCGGCATGCTGGCGCTGCCCCGGCCGCCTCCGTTGCTGACCTCGCTATCCGTGCTGGAGCTGTCGCCGTTGTTATTGTCGGATTTGCTTTGCTTTTGCCGCCTGAACTTGTTCAATCGTGCTTTAGTCTTGGTTGGGGCAGAAGGGGCAGCGGGCGGCACTTGCAGAGTGATATCTACGGAGCTGGTGACTGGGCTCATAGCTGGAGTTGGGGGTGGAGGTTGCAGATTATTGGGGTTGGGCTCCTGGGAGGGTTCCTCCTGTCCTCCTGAAAGGGACGGTGTAATGGCGAGGGTGGGGGGTCTGGTGTTGGATGTTTTCTTGGGGGACGTTTTTCCATCATCGTCCCTACCGTTGGCTTGGACTTGCCGCTTGGGCTGGCTTGGCGTGGCCGCGCCCGCTCCGTCCTTGCGAGGCTCCCCTGGAGGGCACCGTGTTCTCTGCTTGGCGATTTGGTAGATTCTTACGTAGACCAGGATCATGATGAGGCACGGGGCAAAGAAGGAGCCGATGGTGGAGTAAAGAATGTACCAACGCTCGTCATTGAGCTGGCACTGGGGTCCCCTCTCGCTCGCGAGGTCACCCACCTCGCTCTTGTTGAGGGACAGCAACGGGGGGAAGGAGATGATGGAGGAAATGAGCCACACCACCACGATGGCAGCTTTGATGCGTCTGGGAGTCCGCTGGCGACCGTAGGTGACCCTGGAAATGGATAGGTAGCGGTCCAGAGAGATGGCGCACAGGTGCACAATGGAGGAGGTgcaaaagagcacatccagggccAAGTAGATCTCACACCACAGGGACTTGAAGTACCAGTAGCCCAGAAGTTCATTAGCGAGAGAGAAGGGGATAATGAGCGTAGCCACCAAGATGTCGGCTGCCGCCAGTGAAACTAGGAAGAGGTTCTGCGGCCCTCGCAGGGAGTGGCTGGTCAGTACGGCGATAATCACCATGATGTTCCCTACAATGGTGAAGACCACCATCAGGGTTATGGCGGTGGCGAAGGCCGCCGTGGCTTCGGGGGTGTACGGCGCCAGCTTCAAGACGCTTTGGTTGCAAGGGACGGAGGCACCGCTTGCATTCCAGTTGCTAAGCTCCAGGGAGCAGCCGCCCTCTGGAGCAGAGGCCATGCTTTGGTCTCTTCTCCTGGAGTGTCTATGGACAAAAATACATAGCTAACCACTCCAGACCAATAAAAAACATGGTGTTGGAAATacaaatgatttcatttttatttttttgctaaacCTATTAGAAATAATGCTTGGAGACACACGCCTTTTGTTCAGCTGTGACTAATATTGCTTTTTGATACTGAGCTTTGGAGGATAACATTAGGCAATGTGTGCTTTTAATCTAATAGCAAACGTCCTTTTCTGTctctaattaatttattttcccaTGAAAAGGCAAAACCGCACAACATTTTGGAGATGAATGCTGTTCATTGGACAAAAGCTGTTTCTGCCTGGCTGAGGCACACTTTCAATTGCTTTCAATCTGTGATGTTTACCTCTGTTGTCGTCTGTTGTCTTTCTCCAAATGTTAGCTCCCTTGCATCCTCCACGACGGGGCTTCCGAGTCCATTGTAAGATCACAAAACATGCGTTGGTCTTGTTGCGTCAAGACACGGATCAACgccttttaattaaaaaaaaaaaaaaaaaaaaaacgagtccaTAAAACACCGATTTTCTCCCTGACACATTTttctccccccacccctccctctcCCGTGCAACTAAAACTTATCCAGCTCATAAAATATTCAACTCGgctaattaaatatgcaccagtAGTCAACTCTTAGGGGGGGAAAAGAAGTAATCGTGACATTTTCTCCGCGCGTCCTTGTTGCAGACACGCCTCAGCTGGTAGCACAGCAATGAATAAAAAGTCACTAAAGCGGAAACATTTACACTATTTACACCCGTTTACGCTTTCCAGTTAGTCCAAACTTAATTTCTAGACGTGCGCCTGGAGCCGTAAAATGCGCAATTATTAGTGGTGAAATCCTATAAAAAGGTCACATAAATTGgtcctcctcttctttttcCACCCACACCGCCACGATGGAGCGGCTCCTGTGGCGCGCGTCGTCAGTTTCTGAGGCGCATCTTCACTCGAGAAGTGGACCTAAGCCCGGTTGCCTCCCatcgctctctctccctcttgcGCGTCTTTTCAGATCCGCTGACGTCACCGCGGCGCTGTGGGCGTCACGGGATCCTGACTCGCTTCCCGACGTattgccaccaccaccacccgttCTCCCTCTCTGGACTCAGAATCAACTCACACGGAGACCATTCAAAAGTACGTTTTAGCCAATTAGCTGTTAATGGGTGCTGCTGCTGACCTTTGCAAATATAAAGTAACTTTATGCAAATGATAACACGGTAGTAAAATAAGATGACTCACCGATCACTGTAGATCTAATtggtgatattaaaaaaaacaattgaactTTTCATATTGTTTGTGAAATGAGTTGACGGTGTACTTCCAAGTGGGAAAATGCCAGTGACCTGAACTGAAACTTGTGATTATTGTTGCATtacccaaacatttttttctgaTTTCCTTACAGGCCCTACAAAGTAATCTGAAGTACAGATTTTACTTttcctgattttattttttattttttggttggCAGGACATGTCTgtcaatccatccatcttctaacAAAACAACATTGACGTTTTGGGGGTATACACCCACATTTTGCAGTGACTggctgctggaaaaaaaaagttaagagaGTGGCTTGATATTCATAACATCCAGGTGTGAATAAGTTGTTGACCCTTTTCATGGAGAAAAGTGTCAATGATGAAAACCCCACATTCCCCATGAGTGCGCCCAATCAAGTCAGTTGAGAAACAGGCCCTTggcccttcccccccccccccccccccctcagttGAGAAACAGGCCCTTGGCCCTTCCCCCCGAAAAGTAGCACTTTAATAGTTTGCTCTTTTGAAGCTGCCGGACTCCGTTGCTCAGATAAGCAAACTTCTGAAAGGTCCTTGCATTGAAACAGTGTGttttcaaagtcagctttattgtcagctttattgtcagttttatttttctgtctCTGCTGTATTTTCTTGTCAAGCATTTTGGGCGAGTACACATCATCTAAAAATCAAGGACAGGCCTGTTCTTGACGCTGTATTTTCACAGATTTTCACATTTGCTGTACATTCAAGGACCCCGGGCACTAGTCCATGTGATTTCTCATGGATCTTATGAATAGTCTTTTTATTGCCTTCTTGTGATGCAAAGTCATAACTTCGGGACCTCCAGATCAAAAGAAAGTCTTCTTTATGAAGAATGACTTTGGTGAGCTACGGATGCACGTAACTGTTGGTGTTAGCCATTTATGAATCATGGGCTATGCTCGGTGTACTTCATGAGGGTTAAAAACATCATTCTACAAAGAAATTGCGCTTACAGCCATCTGCTGTGAAacagatttatttattctaCTCGGAAAATGAGAATTTGCATCAACGGGCACCAGGTAGCCCTCGAGGACCATGTAAAGTAGTAGCCTGTGGGCCTTTTTGAAAAATAGCTCACTTGTGATGGAACATTGTGATTTCCTAAGAGTTTTAGAGAGGGGATCATGTTAAAAGGTAAACAAACACTTGGAGATTGTGAAATAAAGTAGTCTTATATATCTGTTTCCTTCCTATAATTACAAAgaaatataattaataatatatctagtaaaataataaaattaattgaTTTCAGCTTCACACGGGTAATTAGAATAATTTTTTATTAATAATAAGAAATCATCAAAGGTCACTtgaaattttaaaatgtatgttGAACATTTATCAGCgtcttttggagaatttgggacGGTTGTCAGAAATGTTTTGGGGGGTAAAATTAGTATTGAGGAACctaatgcatgtttttgggatctgTAACTGATCGGGattacatgcaaaaaaaaaaactttaggaACATACCATTGCCCTTTTGATTCTTggaaaagtgaaagaatgacCTTGGAATTGAATCATTAATTTTGTGAAGGAATTTTAATGTGACCTGTAACAAAAGGGGCATGATTGGACGCCCCCATTTCAGTATATAAATTTGCCGTGTTACCTCACACGCTGC
This portion of the Syngnathus scovelli strain Florida chromosome 3, RoL_Ssco_1.2, whole genome shotgun sequence genome encodes:
- the adra2b gene encoding alpha-2B adrenergic receptor, producing the protein MASAPEGGCSLELSNWNASGASVPCNQSVLKLAPYTPEATAAFATAITLMVVFTIVGNIMVIIAVLTSHSLRGPQNLFLVSLAAADILVATLIIPFSLANELLGYWYFKSLWCEIYLALDVLFCTSSIVHLCAISLDRYLSISRVTYGRQRTPRRIKAAIVVVWLISSIISFPPLLSLNKSEVGDLASERGPQCQLNDERWYILYSTIGSFFAPCLIMILVYVRIYQIAKQRTRCPPGEPRKDGAGAATPSQPKRQVQANGRDDDGKTSPKKTSNTRPPTLAITPSLSGGQEEPSQEPNPNNLQPPPPTPAMSPVTSSVDITLQVPPAAPSAPTKTKARLNKFRRQKQSKSDNNNGDSSSTDSEVSNGGGRGSASMPGSPGGGGVHSPSSVKRYTNMIATSKGSRLVPGRKSRIDNNPGAARRKAMVNREKRFTFVLAVVIGVFVVCWFPFFFSYSLQAVCPITCAIPDPLFKFFFWIGYCNSSLNPVIYTIFNKDFRKAFKKILCRSTKGTFY